One Myotis daubentonii chromosome 12, mMyoDau2.1, whole genome shotgun sequence genomic region harbors:
- the NDUFAF7 gene encoding protein arginine methyltransferase NDUFAF7, mitochondrial — MLLLANAGARPLRAAARAVSPCFWGGKHFSSGKEPVENSPATPMLQHLVYKIKSTGPITVAEYMKEVLTNPVKGYYVHRDMLGEKGDFITSPEISQIFGELLGIWFISEWMATGKSATFQLVELGPGRGTLAGDILRVFSQLGSVLKKCDISIHLVEVSQKLSEIQALTLTEEKVPLERDAESSVYMKGVTKSGIPISWYRDLQDVPKEHSFYVAHEFFDVLPVHKFQKTPQGWREVLIDIDPQVSDKLRFVLAPCATPAEAFIQHDETRDHVEVCPEAGVIIQELSQRIALTGGAALIADYGHDGTKTDTFRGFCGHKLHDVLIAPGTADLTADVDFSYLRRMAQGTVASLGPIKQQMFLKNMGIDVRLKVLLDKSTEPSLRQQLLQGYDMLMNPKKMGERFNFFALLPHQRLHARSHEINANQSKPSPSPVAGFSELTWQ; from the exons ATGCTACTCCTCGCCAACGCCGGCGCCAGGCCGTTGCGCGCTGCGGCGCGAGCGG TCAGTCCCTGCTTTTGGGGAGGAAAACACTTCAGCTCCGGGAAAGAGCCGGTAGAAAACAGCCCGGCGACTCCAATGCTGCAGCATCTTGTGTACAAAATCAAGTCGACGGGCCCCATCACTGTGGCCGAGTACATGAAGGAGGTCTTGACCAACCCAGTTAAG gGATATTATGTGCACCGTGACATGCTAGGAGAAAAAGGAGATTTCATTACTTCACCTGAAATAAGTCAGATCTTCGGGGAG CTGCTAGGGATATGGTTTATTAGCGAATGGATGGCCACTGGGAAAAGTGCAACTTTCCAGCTGGTGGAACTGGGTCCAGGTCGGGGTACCCTTGCAGGAGATATTTTGAGG gtGTTTAGTCAGCTTGGATCTGTGCTGAAAAAGTGTGACATTTCAATACATCTAGTAGAGGTGAGCCAAAAATTAAGTGAGATTCAAGCATTAACTCTGACCGAAGAGAAGGTCCCATTAGAGCGAGATGCTGAATCCTCAGTATACATGAAAGGTGTTACTAAGTCTGGGATTCCAATTTCCTGGTACCGAGATCTGCAGGATGTTCCAAAAG AGCACAGCTTTTATGTTGCACATGAATTTTTTGACGTCCTTCCTGTGCATAAGTTTCAG AAAACCCCACAAGGATGGCGAGAAGTACTCATTGATATTGATCCACAAGTTTCTGATAAACTGAGGTTTGTTTTGGCGCCTTGTGCCACCCCAGCAGAAGCCTTCATACAA CATGATGAGACAAGGGATCATGTGGAAGTGTGTCCCGAGGCTGGTGTTATTATTCAGGAACTTTCTCAACGTATTGCTCTTACTGGAGGTGCTGCCCTGATCGCTGATTACGGTCATGATGGGACTAAGACAGATACCTTCAGA GGGTTTTGTGGCCACAAGCTTCATGATGTCTTAATTGCCCCAGGAACAGCCGACCTAACAGCTGACGTGGACTTCAGTTATTTGCGCAGAATGGCACAGGGAACAGTGGCTTCTCTGGgtccaataaaacaacaaatgtttttaaaaaatatgggcaTTGATGTCCGGCTAAAG gtTCTTCTAGATAAATCCACTGAGCCATCACTGAGGCAGCAGTTACTTCAGGGGTATGATATGTTAATGAATCCTAAGAAGATGGGAGAACGATTTAACTTTTTTGCCTTGCTGCCTCATCAGAGACTTCATGCTAGAAGCCATGAGATAAATGCAAATCAGTCAAAACCTTCTCCATCACCTGTGGCTGGATTTAGTGAACTTACTTGGCAGTGA